CCCAGGACAAATCCCATGTGTTCATAGTATGCGGCCGCCCTCAAATGCCCTATCTGTTGGATCTTGACTCCCTTTAACCAACTGTGAACTAGTTGCATCTCGTCTGACTTTTCAAGATCGGACCCCATATCCTCCATTCCCCCCTTTGAAAGAAGATTATGGATGAAATTAATTTAGCCAATATATAGCATTATTCATAATAAATAATCACAGCTATACTTACGATTGATATATGTGGTGATATTATTCAATATTTGGAAATTGAATTACATTGTCCTGACCATTAATTGAATTTCCTGCAGGATCCCAAATTGACAGGAAGTGAAAGCAGGTGATTTCTGTGAAAGGACAATCTCAAACCCACTAATCATTTTCTATCAGGAAAGGGGGCGAATTCTGACTCTCCAAGAATCTCGACGACCGATAAGAGAATTGCTCATAAAAGGACGAAAAGGGGGCGTCTCCGCCATCCATATGCCTCTTTTTCCAGTGTGGCCCGGCATCTAGAACAGTTACCGGGATGCTAGAGGAATTCGAACATAACGGATTGTTGTCGTTGGGACTCTCTTAGGATGAGCGTAAATGGACCGCAAGCATCAGCTGAAACAATCTCAGGGGAATGCGGCCTTAAGCAGCTGAGGGACAAAGCGGTTCAGCCCATGACCGACCCATGGTCCGATGATGTTGCTCGTCTTCAATGCCACTGCCGCCAACAGTATCGCTTGGACGATCGTGGAGATGATGAAAGGATTACCATCAAGATACTGGCCATGCATCATCACAAAAGCGACTATTGAAGTGACGACCGCCACCTTCATCCCGGTCAGTCTCTTGAGGTAGAGAAGAAGGACGCCCCTGAAGAGGAATTCCTCACCGATAGCGGTCGAGAACATCATGATGACATATGCGGTATCCCAGTTGCCTCCAGTGACGAGAAAATAGGTGACTGCTATCATGACGAAGGCGCTGCCAAGTCCCAATATGAGGCTCATACCGATATTGCGGTTAGTTATCCCGACCTCTGCAAATACCCTTCTGACATTCCAGTGCTCCATTATCATCAGCAAGATGGCGGGGATGATCAGGAACAGAAATATCTGGGCGAAGATCAGCC
The sequence above is drawn from the Methanomassiliicoccales archaeon genome and encodes:
- a CDS encoding type II CAAX endopeptidase family protein, which codes for MHSIIFGAIMNLGYFPIALMLVGLLIPVVYCALKRKEYLRKVLALFIMGLFIVVLYPISIVLSEWSYSGLIFAQIFLFLIIPAILLMIMEHWNVRRVFAEVGITNRNIGMSLILGLGSAFVMIAVTYFLVTGGNWDTAYVIMMFSTAIGEEFLFRGVLLLYLKRLTGMKVAVVTSIVAFVMMHGQYLDGNPFIISTIVQAILLAAVALKTSNIIGPWVGHGLNRFVPQLLKAAFP